A portion of the Stigmatella aurantiaca DW4/3-1 genome contains these proteins:
- a CDS encoding metallophosphoesterase family protein produces the protein MRVAILADIHGNLPACEAVLEDIDRMAPDYVVAAGDLALRGAHPRETVELLLDRCDSVLMGNTDCYLAGNYLGGAYRERDHWKTELLRWTRDQLGEAHLKTLGALPFSMRYTPRKGQDLFICHANPKNLEESLDPTLDEMSIRRFFMHLDAAACAFGHLHFPYRRRVGRMLIADVASAGIPRDGDLRPAYGIFTYTPKGWRVQIRRVRYPVRKATQALTARRVPGGPILIHKLVEARYRHHHSLLEAARRHSGLPPPGPVLRPPPGAPPRRLPAPGVPPPGDLETELPVPRQDELEAVALRMEALGSVELPPAQEMSAEESSLSTGTTDLDG, from the coding sequence ATGCGGGTCGCGATCCTCGCGGACATTCACGGCAACCTCCCCGCCTGCGAGGCCGTCCTCGAGGACATCGACAGGATGGCGCCCGACTATGTCGTGGCCGCGGGCGACCTCGCGTTGCGCGGCGCCCACCCTCGCGAGACGGTGGAACTGCTGCTCGACCGCTGCGACTCCGTCTTGATGGGCAACACCGACTGCTACCTCGCGGGCAACTACCTGGGCGGCGCCTACCGGGAGCGGGACCACTGGAAGACGGAGCTGCTGCGCTGGACCCGGGACCAGCTGGGCGAAGCCCACCTCAAGACGCTGGGTGCCCTGCCCTTCTCCATGCGCTACACGCCGCGCAAGGGGCAGGACCTCTTCATCTGCCACGCCAACCCGAAGAACCTCGAGGAGTCGCTGGATCCCACCCTCGATGAGATGTCGATCCGCCGCTTTTTCATGCACCTGGACGCGGCCGCCTGCGCCTTTGGCCACCTGCACTTCCCCTACCGCCGCCGGGTAGGCCGCATGCTCATCGCGGACGTGGCCAGCGCGGGCATCCCCCGGGACGGAGACCTGCGCCCCGCCTACGGCATCTTCACCTACACGCCGAAGGGCTGGCGCGTGCAGATCCGCCGGGTGCGCTATCCCGTGCGCAAAGCCACCCAGGCCCTCACCGCGCGCCGGGTCCCGGGCGGCCCCATCCTCATCCACAAGTTGGTGGAGGCGCGCTACCGCCACCACCACTCCTTGCTCGAGGCGGCGCGCCGTCATTCCGGCCTGCCCCCACCGGGCCCCGTGCTGCGTCCGCCCCCTGGAGCGCCGCCCCGCCGCCTGCCGGCGCCTGGGGTGCCCCCTCCAGGAGACCTGGAAACGGAGCTGCCCGTGCCCCGTCAAGACGAGCTGGAGGCCGTGGCCCTGCGCATGGAAGCGCTGGGCTCCGTCGAGCTCCCTCCCGCCCAAGAGATGTCGGCAGAGGAGTCCTCCCTGTCCACTGGCACGACAGATCTCGACGGCTGA
- a CDS encoding response regulator has protein sequence MSHVLIVDDERDLAELIDFNLQAAGFSTRVAATGEAALTAASEHPPHLVLLDLMLPDISGTEVCRQLRSNALTRDVLVVMLTAKGEEADRVRGFEVGADDYVTKPFSVRELVLRIKAILRRGTPAKEGAAPLTLGPLTLDVATHRFYVEGKEVLLTALEFRLLEHMMTRLGRVQTREQLLEEVWGLSSNLETRTIDTHVMRLRDKLGPARAHLETVRGVGYRIVGPSLS, from the coding sequence ATGTCCCATGTCCTCATCGTCGACGACGAGCGTGACCTCGCCGAGCTCATCGACTTCAATCTCCAGGCGGCCGGATTCTCCACCCGCGTCGCGGCCACGGGCGAGGCCGCCCTCACCGCCGCCAGCGAGCACCCCCCCCATCTCGTCCTGCTCGACCTGATGCTGCCCGATATCTCCGGGACGGAGGTGTGCCGGCAGCTGCGCTCGAACGCGCTCACCCGGGACGTCCTCGTCGTCATGCTCACCGCCAAGGGAGAGGAAGCCGACCGTGTGCGCGGCTTCGAGGTGGGGGCGGATGACTACGTCACCAAGCCCTTCAGCGTCCGGGAGCTGGTCCTGCGCATCAAGGCCATCCTGCGCCGGGGCACACCCGCCAAGGAGGGCGCGGCCCCGCTCACGCTGGGACCGCTCACGCTCGATGTGGCCACGCACCGCTTCTACGTGGAGGGCAAGGAGGTTTTGCTCACCGCGCTCGAGTTCCGGCTCCTGGAACACATGATGACACGGCTGGGCCGCGTGCAGACCCGGGAGCAGCTGCTCGAGGAAGTCTGGGGGCTCTCCAGCAACCTCGAGACGCGCACCATCGACACGCACGTGATGCGGCTGCGCGACAAGCTCGGTCCTGCACGGGCACACCTGGAGACCGTGCGAGGCGTGGGCTATCGCATCGTCGGCCCTTCGCTGTCCTGA